The Nocardioides panzhihuensis genome has a segment encoding these proteins:
- a CDS encoding sirohydrochlorin chelatase, with amino-acid sequence MAAPALVALAHGSRDPQSAATINALIAEVRALRPDLRIEAAFLDHSRPRFQAVVDKLVKAGHDEIVVVPLLLTEAFHARVDVPSVIAEATARHSGLRIHTSEILGLESVFLQVLDERLRASLKAARVRELDALVLAAAGSSDSLANQSVARLARIWGAHHKLPVVAAYASAAPPATGEAVRAFRAEGRRHIAVGMLFLAPGQLPDRAKELALEAGAVAVSDPMGAHPEVARTILARYAVGAVELVPV; translated from the coding sequence ATGGCAGCTCCCGCTCTGGTAGCCCTGGCTCACGGCAGCCGCGATCCGCAGTCGGCCGCGACGATCAACGCCCTGATCGCCGAGGTACGCGCCCTGCGTCCCGATCTGCGCATCGAAGCCGCCTTCCTCGACCACTCTCGACCGCGCTTCCAGGCGGTCGTCGACAAGCTGGTCAAGGCCGGCCACGACGAGATCGTCGTCGTGCCCCTCCTGCTGACCGAGGCGTTCCACGCCCGCGTCGACGTACCCTCGGTCATCGCCGAGGCCACCGCGCGCCACTCCGGTCTGCGCATCCACACCAGCGAGATCCTCGGTCTCGAGAGCGTCTTCCTGCAGGTGCTCGACGAGCGTCTGCGGGCGTCCTTGAAGGCGGCGCGGGTGCGCGAGCTCGACGCGCTCGTCCTGGCCGCCGCCGGTTCCTCGGACTCGCTGGCCAACCAGTCCGTGGCCCGTCTCGCCCGGATCTGGGGTGCCCACCACAAGCTGCCGGTCGTGGCCGCGTACGCCTCGGCCGCTCCCCCGGCCACCGGCGAGGCCGTCCGTGCCTTCCGCGCCGAGGGCCGCCGCCACATCGCCGTCGGCATGCTCTTCCTGGCCCCCGGGCAGCTGCCCGACCGCGCCAAGGAGCTCGCTCTCGAGGCCGGTGCCGTCGCGGTCAGCGACCCCATGGGCGCCCACCCCGAGGTCGCTCGCACCATCCTGGCTCGCTACGCGGTCGGCGCCGTCGAGCTCGTCCCTGTCTGA
- a CDS encoding DUF3037 domain-containing protein has product MDAYQYVVLRCVPRPEREEFLNVGVVLHCPEQKFLAARWALGEQRLAIFAPGLDQSLVRAALESVDLICAGAAHAGFGAGIRSTAYGIRSLTDNESARFGLLKAPKSTVLQPGPVHGGVTADAPAELDRIFAHQIA; this is encoded by the coding sequence ATGGACGCCTACCAGTACGTCGTCCTCCGCTGCGTACCTCGTCCCGAGCGCGAGGAGTTCCTCAACGTCGGCGTCGTCCTCCACTGCCCCGAGCAGAAGTTCCTCGCCGCCCGGTGGGCGCTCGGCGAGCAGCGCCTGGCCATCTTCGCCCCCGGCCTCGACCAGTCCCTCGTACGCGCCGCCCTGGAGTCGGTGGACCTGATCTGCGCCGGCGCCGCTCACGCCGGCTTCGGCGCGGGCATCCGCTCCACGGCGTACGGCATCCGTTCCCTCACCGACAACGAGTCGGCGAGGTTCGGCCTCCTCAAGGCCCCGAAGAGCACCGTCCTCCAGCCCGGCCCTGTCCACGGCGGCGTGACCGCCGACGCTCCCGCCGAGCTCGACCGGATCTTCGCCCACCAGATCGCCTGA
- a CDS encoding HipA family kinase, with product MSLGTVRVTRYVTPLREGGSLPGIVEADDLGTYVCKFRGAGQGLRVLVAEVIVTGLCRALDIPTPDQVVLDLDPEIARYEADEEVQDLLNVSAGLNLGIDFLAGAFGYDAAYAPDPSLAGRILWLDALIANVDRSWRNPNMLLWNGALYVIDHGASLYFHHVWPGGGGDPDRYAAQPYDTSEHVLRAHATDAIDQNDDLAARLDDAVLEKVLADVPDEWLEPVPGYDTPESLRERYVAFLRARLDGGRPWLPAAEPAQES from the coding sequence GTGAGTCTGGGGACGGTGCGGGTGACTCGGTATGTCACCCCGCTCCGGGAGGGCGGAAGCCTGCCCGGGATCGTGGAGGCCGATGATCTCGGCACCTATGTCTGCAAGTTCCGTGGCGCCGGGCAGGGGCTCCGGGTGCTGGTCGCCGAGGTGATCGTCACCGGTCTGTGCCGGGCGCTCGACATCCCGACGCCGGACCAGGTCGTGCTCGACCTCGACCCGGAGATCGCCCGCTACGAGGCCGACGAGGAGGTACAGGACCTCCTCAACGTGAGCGCCGGGCTCAACCTCGGCATCGATTTCCTGGCCGGAGCCTTCGGCTACGACGCCGCCTACGCTCCCGACCCGTCGCTGGCCGGGCGCATCCTGTGGCTGGACGCGCTGATCGCCAACGTCGACCGCTCCTGGCGCAACCCCAACATGCTGCTGTGGAACGGCGCGCTCTACGTCATCGACCACGGCGCCTCGCTCTACTTCCACCACGTCTGGCCCGGCGGTGGCGGCGACCCGGACCGCTACGCGGCCCAGCCGTACGACACCTCCGAGCATGTCCTGCGGGCCCACGCCACCGACGCAATCGACCAGAACGACGACCTGGCCGCGCGGCTCGACGACGCGGTGCTGGAGAAGGTGCTCGCCGACGTGCCCGACGAGTGGCTCGAGCCCGTGCCCGGCTACGACACCCCGGAGTCGCTGCGCGAGCGCTACGTCGCGTTCCTGCGCGCCCGCCTCGACGGCGGGCGTCCGTGGCTGCCCGCCGCCGAGCCGGCCCAGGAGTCGTGA
- a CDS encoding PPK2 family polyphosphate kinase, whose protein sequence is MSLLDELRLPAGPVDLRTYDTNSAPGVGADKETGKQVLAELGPTLIELQTKLFASKESDDPRRMLLVLQGMDTSGKGGVLKHTVGLVDPVGVKITSFKAPTEEERAQDFLWRIEKAVPEPGYLGVFDRSHYEDVLIGRVRELAAPAEIERRYDAINDFEKRLAEDGTVILKCMLHISPKEQKKRLLARLEDPAKHWKYSPGDLDERQLWDRYQEAYEIALERTNTEYAPWYLVPSDKKWYRNLAIGELLLETLDRLGLDWPAPRFDVAEEKRRLEEDTIS, encoded by the coding sequence ATGAGCCTTCTCGATGAGCTACGGCTGCCGGCCGGACCGGTGGACCTGCGAACGTACGACACCAACTCCGCGCCCGGTGTCGGCGCCGACAAGGAGACCGGAAAGCAGGTCCTCGCCGAGCTCGGCCCGACGCTGATCGAGCTGCAGACCAAGCTGTTCGCCTCCAAGGAGAGCGACGACCCCAGGCGGATGCTGCTCGTCCTGCAGGGGATGGACACCTCCGGCAAGGGTGGCGTGCTCAAGCACACCGTCGGGCTCGTCGACCCGGTCGGCGTGAAGATCACCAGCTTCAAGGCGCCGACCGAGGAGGAGCGGGCCCAGGACTTCCTGTGGCGGATCGAGAAGGCGGTGCCGGAGCCCGGCTACCTGGGTGTCTTCGACCGCTCCCACTACGAGGACGTGCTGATCGGCCGAGTCCGCGAGCTCGCCGCCCCTGCGGAGATCGAGCGGCGCTACGACGCGATCAACGACTTCGAGAAGCGGTTGGCCGAGGACGGCACCGTCATCCTCAAGTGCATGCTGCACATCTCGCCTAAGGAGCAGAAGAAGCGGCTCCTGGCCCGGCTGGAGGACCCCGCGAAGCACTGGAAATACAGTCCGGGCGACCTCGACGAGCGTCAGCTGTGGGACCGATACCAGGAGGCGTACGAGATTGCGCTGGAGCGCACCAACACCGAGTACGCTCCGTGGTACCTCGTGCCGAGCGACAAGAAGTGGTACCGCAACCTGGCCATCGGCGAGCTGCTCCTGGAGACCCTGGACCGGCTCGGCCTCGACTGGCCCGCGCCCCGCTTCGACGTCGCCGAGGAGAAGAGACGACTGGAAGAGGACACCATCTCGTGA
- a CDS encoding GNAT family N-acetyltransferase, protein MFTPVAVHTGKQRLGGVTRPGESWASAASRIAGRPAYALDLSGEVKEFSSDPMPVVALRPMTRGDLPHLVRWLNADHVHRWYAVDGDPTPDWVAENYGPDIDGKTPVTFWVIEVNGRSVGFCQDYRISDEPDYALLTPDPDAIGFDYAIGEPAFVGRGIGSRTAWVWLSSIPRRYPGATACFAAPDHRNAGSLRMLAKVGFEQGTWFDEPQPDGSTTTMVGCSLDLRRVLG, encoded by the coding sequence ATGTTCACACCGGTCGCCGTCCACACCGGGAAGCAGCGCCTCGGCGGGGTGACGCGCCCGGGGGAGAGCTGGGCATCGGCGGCGTCGAGGATCGCCGGGCGCCCTGCGTACGCTCTGGACCTCTCAGGTGAGGTGAAGGAGTTCTCCTCCGACCCGATGCCCGTGGTGGCGCTGCGGCCGATGACCCGTGGCGACCTGCCGCACCTGGTCCGTTGGCTGAACGCGGACCACGTGCACCGGTGGTACGCGGTGGACGGCGACCCCACCCCCGACTGGGTCGCCGAGAACTACGGACCCGACATCGACGGCAAGACGCCGGTGACCTTCTGGGTCATCGAGGTCAACGGCCGCTCGGTCGGCTTCTGCCAGGACTACCGGATCAGCGACGAACCGGACTACGCCCTGCTCACCCCCGACCCGGACGCGATCGGCTTCGACTACGCGATCGGGGAGCCGGCCTTCGTCGGCCGCGGCATCGGGTCGCGGACGGCCTGGGTCTGGCTCAGCTCGATCCCGCGACGCTACCCCGGCGCGACGGCCTGCTTCGCCGCACCCGACCACCGCAACGCTGGCTCGCTGCGGATGCTCGCCAAGGTCGGCTTCGAGCAGGGGACCTGGTTCGACGAGCCCCAACCCGACGGCTCGACGACCACGATGGTCGGCTGCTCGCTGGATCTGCGGCGCGTTCTCGGCTGA
- a CDS encoding phosphoribosyltransferase family protein translates to MSEQQEREILTYDLFGSAVRDIAQQVVDSGYEPDIVLSIARGGLALGMGLGYALDVKNLSAVNVEFYTGVNERLEVPMMLPPTPAAVDLTGMKVLIADDVADTGKTLEIVHDFCEGHVAEARTAVIFEKPWTVINADYVYKKTDRWIDFPWSSLPPLVDRRGGLAH, encoded by the coding sequence GTGAGTGAGCAGCAAGAGCGCGAGATCCTGACCTATGACCTGTTCGGCAGCGCCGTACGCGACATCGCCCAGCAGGTGGTGGACAGCGGTTACGAGCCCGACATCGTGCTCTCCATCGCCCGCGGTGGCCTGGCCCTCGGGATGGGCCTGGGCTACGCCCTCGATGTGAAGAACCTGTCCGCGGTCAACGTCGAGTTCTACACCGGCGTCAACGAGCGTCTCGAGGTCCCGATGATGCTCCCGCCGACCCCCGCGGCAGTTGATCTGACCGGGATGAAGGTGCTGATCGCCGACGACGTCGCCGACACCGGCAAGACCCTGGAGATCGTGCACGACTTCTGCGAGGGCCACGTGGCCGAGGCCCGCACCGCGGTGATCTTCGAGAAGCCGTGGACGGTGATCAACGCCGACTACGTCTACAAGAAGACCGACCGCTGGATCGACTTCCCCTGGTCCTCCCTGCCCCCGCTCGTCGACCGCCGCGGCGGCCTCGCCCACTGA
- a CDS encoding RecX family transcriptional regulator, translating into MDERPAPDWLQVSQPFATEERRAERDEVEQASPLSSRSGVSASKPTQSRRRKPRPADPADPKNDPEPDHEAIARKILLDALTGQARSRKELADKLEKKEVPQALATRLLDRFEEVGLVDDEAFARAWIASRQPGKGLARRALAQELRRKGIDDEVAREALDEIDPDDEREAGRRMVRRKLRSLERFDDQTKTRRLVGMLARKGYGAGVAFAIVREELALADEYDAGDVVPESDL; encoded by the coding sequence GTGGACGAACGGCCCGCGCCCGACTGGCTTCAAGTGAGCCAGCCGTTCGCGACGGAGGAGCGAAGGGCTGAGCGAGACGAGGTTGAGCAAGCGTCACCGCTGAGCTCGCGAAGCGGTGTAAGCGCGTCGAAACCAACACAGTCCCGTCGCCGCAAACCTCGCCCCGCAGACCCGGCGGACCCCAAGAACGACCCCGAGCCCGACCACGAGGCGATCGCCCGCAAGATCCTCCTCGACGCGTTGACCGGACAGGCGCGCAGCCGCAAGGAACTGGCCGACAAGCTGGAGAAGAAGGAGGTCCCGCAAGCCCTGGCGACACGGCTGCTGGACCGCTTCGAAGAGGTCGGCCTGGTCGACGACGAGGCCTTCGCCAGAGCCTGGATCGCCAGCCGACAGCCGGGCAAGGGCCTGGCGCGGCGTGCCCTCGCCCAAGAGCTGCGCCGCAAGGGCATCGACGACGAGGTGGCCCGCGAGGCGCTCGACGAGATCGACCCCGACGACGAGCGCGAGGCGGGCCGGCGGATGGTCCGGCGCAAGCTGCGCTCCCTGGAGCGATTCGACGACCAGACCAAGACCCGGCGTCTGGTGGGGATGCTCGCTCGCAAGGGATACGGCGCCGGTGTGGCCTTCGCCATCGTTCGCGAGGAGCTCGCGCTTGCCGATGAATATGACGCCGGTGATGTCGTGCCAGAATCCGATCTGTGA
- the recA gene encoding recombinase RecA, protein MAAGDREKALDAALANIERQFGKGSVMRLGDETRAPLEVIPTGSIALDVALGLGGLPRGRVVEIYGPESSGKTTVALHAVASAQRAGGIVAFIDAEHALDPEYAKNLGVDTDALLVSQPDSGEQALEIADMLIRSGALDLIVIDSVAALVPRAEIEGEMGDSHVGLQARLMSQALRKMTGALNNSGTTAIFINQLREKIGVMFGSPETTTGGRALKFYSSVRLDVRRIETLKDGTDMVGNRTRVKVVKNKVAPPFKQAEFDIMYGKGISREGGLIDVGVEAGLVRKAGAWYTYEGDQLGQGKENSRNFLKDNPDLANELEKRILEKLGVLPTVDAPAEGEAPVAEPAGVEDF, encoded by the coding sequence ATGGCGGCAGGTGACCGCGAGAAGGCATTGGATGCCGCTCTCGCCAACATCGAAAGACAGTTCGGCAAGGGCTCGGTCATGCGGCTGGGCGATGAGACCCGGGCTCCGCTGGAGGTGATCCCGACCGGCTCGATCGCGCTCGACGTGGCGCTGGGTCTGGGCGGCCTGCCTCGCGGGCGGGTCGTGGAGATCTACGGTCCGGAGTCCTCGGGTAAGACGACGGTGGCCCTCCACGCGGTCGCCAGCGCGCAGCGCGCCGGTGGCATCGTGGCCTTCATCGACGCCGAGCACGCACTCGACCCGGAATACGCGAAGAACCTCGGCGTCGACACCGACGCCCTGCTGGTCTCCCAGCCAGACTCGGGTGAGCAGGCCCTGGAGATCGCCGACATGCTGATCCGCTCGGGCGCGCTCGACCTGATCGTCATCGACTCCGTCGCGGCGCTCGTGCCGCGGGCCGAGATCGAGGGCGAGATGGGCGACAGCCACGTCGGCCTGCAGGCTCGACTGATGAGCCAGGCGCTGCGAAAGATGACCGGAGCGCTCAACAACTCCGGCACGACCGCGATCTTCATCAACCAGCTGCGCGAGAAGATCGGCGTGATGTTCGGCTCGCCCGAGACCACGACCGGTGGTCGCGCGCTGAAGTTCTATTCCTCGGTGCGACTCGACGTGCGCCGGATCGAGACGCTCAAGGACGGCACCGACATGGTCGGCAACCGCACCCGCGTCAAGGTCGTGAAGAACAAGGTGGCCCCGCCGTTCAAGCAGGCCGAGTTCGACATCATGTACGGGAAGGGCATCTCCCGCGAGGGTGGCCTGATCGACGTCGGTGTCGAGGCCGGCCTGGTCCGCAAGGCCGGCGCTTGGTACACCTACGAGGGTGACCAGCTCGGTCAGGGCAAGGAGAACTCCCGCAACTTCCTCAAGGACAACCCCGATCTGGCCAACGAGCTGGAGAAGCGGATCCTGGAGAAGCTCGGCGTCCTGCCGACGGTCGACGCTCCGGCCGAGGGCGAGGCGCCCGTGGCCGAGCCCGCCGGTGTCGAGGACTTCTAG
- a CDS encoding DUF4396 domain-containing protein: MTSHDGHLHAGHDHAGHQHSTHEGHGEHGDHGDHGGHAGHGGGVNAMAASATLHCLTGCAIGEIAGLMIGTAIGLSTGWTIALAVSLAFAFGYALSTLPLLKSGLAVGAAFSVVLAADTLSIATMELVDNLVMALIPGAMEAGLVNVVFWLAMMIALSVAFVAAFPVNRYLLQRGKGHALTHQYHGAEPVQEGFRRYLPSFSSGGLAAVIVAFMLGGLSVAVADEIAGDPTPAEQVEMEGH, translated from the coding sequence ATGACGTCGCATGACGGGCACCTGCACGCCGGACACGACCACGCAGGACATCAGCACTCGACGCATGAAGGTCATGGTGAGCACGGCGACCACGGCGACCATGGGGGACACGCCGGGCACGGCGGTGGCGTGAACGCGATGGCGGCGAGCGCCACGCTGCACTGCCTCACCGGCTGTGCGATCGGTGAGATCGCCGGGCTGATGATCGGCACCGCGATCGGGCTCAGCACGGGGTGGACGATCGCCCTGGCGGTCTCGCTGGCGTTCGCCTTCGGCTACGCCCTCTCGACCCTGCCGCTGCTGAAGTCGGGCCTGGCCGTCGGTGCGGCGTTCAGCGTGGTGCTCGCCGCCGACACCCTCTCGATCGCGACCATGGAGCTGGTCGACAACCTGGTCATGGCGCTCATCCCCGGGGCCATGGAGGCAGGTCTGGTCAACGTGGTGTTCTGGCTCGCGATGATGATCGCCCTCTCGGTCGCCTTCGTGGCGGCCTTCCCGGTCAATCGATACCTGCTCCAGAGGGGCAAGGGACATGCGCTGACGCACCAGTACCACGGCGCGGAGCCGGTCCAGGAGGGCTTCCGGCGCTACCTCCCCTCGTTCTCGAGCGGTGGCTTGGCCGCGGTGATCGTCGCCTTCATGCTCGGCGGCCTGTCGGTCGCCGTCGCTGACGAGATCGCCGGCGACCCGACTCCCGCTGAGCAGGTCGAGATGGAGGGCCACTGA
- a CDS encoding DUF6153 family protein, whose amino-acid sequence MWTAAGRRRRTTGMVVRVGLLAAVVVTVSGLLAMHALSLHGTRADGEHASLSLPAVHVGHTHALDHAEHASHAGSVAPGHAGGPGGEEHTAMMLCVAFLLAAGVLLLSRLWRRTPVWWLSRSRSWSRTAGSTPLITRLATGPPSVWAYSVIRC is encoded by the coding sequence GTGTGGACGGCAGCAGGACGACGGCGGCGGACGACCGGGATGGTCGTACGCGTCGGTCTGCTCGCAGCGGTCGTCGTCACGGTCTCCGGCCTGCTGGCCATGCACGCGCTGAGCCTCCACGGCACCCGCGCCGACGGCGAGCACGCCTCACTGAGCCTGCCGGCCGTCCACGTGGGGCACACCCACGCTCTGGACCACGCCGAGCACGCCAGCCACGCCGGCTCCGTCGCGCCCGGCCACGCCGGAGGCCCCGGAGGCGAGGAACACACGGCGATGATGCTGTGCGTTGCGTTCCTGCTCGCCGCGGGCGTGCTGCTCCTGAGCAGGTTGTGGCGGCGTACGCCGGTGTGGTGGCTCAGCCGCAGCCGCAGCTGGTCCCGGACGGCCGGATCCACCCCCTTGATCACACGTCTGGCGACCGGCCCGCCCTCGGTGTGGGCCTACTCCGTCATCAGGTGCTGA
- a CDS encoding DUF305 domain-containing protein yields the protein MRTQRSLTRTTLAAAGLAVLLTLSACGGSDGADQPQKLSETEHNKADVTFATDMIQHHAQAMSMVDLTMDRKLEPEVQELADEIRAAQSPEIETMSGWLQEWGEEVPSTMRDHVNGGHEGHGDEDSSASDSMEGMDHDMPGMMSAEDMDALENASDAEFRDMWLEMMIEHHEGAVEMAETEQDEGRFKPAVDLAGTIIESQTKEIDTMEKLLG from the coding sequence ATGCGTACGCAACGTAGCCTCACCCGCACGACCTTGGCCGCGGCCGGCCTGGCGGTGCTGCTGACGCTGTCCGCCTGCGGCGGCAGCGACGGGGCCGATCAGCCCCAAAAGCTCTCCGAGACCGAGCACAACAAGGCCGACGTCACCTTCGCGACCGACATGATCCAGCACCACGCCCAGGCGATGTCGATGGTCGACCTGACCATGGACCGCAAGCTCGAGCCCGAGGTCCAGGAGCTCGCGGACGAGATCCGGGCGGCCCAGAGCCCCGAGATCGAGACCATGTCCGGCTGGCTCCAGGAGTGGGGCGAGGAGGTGCCTTCGACCATGCGCGACCACGTCAACGGCGGCCACGAGGGCCACGGCGACGAGGACAGCAGCGCGTCCGACTCGATGGAGGGCATGGACCACGACATGCCCGGGATGATGTCTGCCGAGGACATGGACGCCCTCGAGAACGCCTCCGACGCCGAGTTCCGGGACATGTGGCTGGAGATGATGATCGAGCACCACGAGGGCGCGGTCGAGATGGCCGAGACCGAGCAGGACGAGGGCCGGTTCAAGCCCGCCGTCGACCTGGCCGGGACGATCATCGAGTCCCAGACGAAGGAGATCGACACCATGGAGAAGCTCCTCGGCTGA